One window from the genome of Dioscorea cayenensis subsp. rotundata cultivar TDr96_F1 chromosome 3, TDr96_F1_v2_PseudoChromosome.rev07_lg8_w22 25.fasta, whole genome shotgun sequence encodes:
- the LOC120282237 gene encoding putative disease resistance protein At1g50180: MVGFDDDKKKIVQELVDISKKHRSVMSIVGMGGLGKTTLAKSIYKDLEVKRSFNIFAWVIISQEYTIHEILKRISTEVSATPSANTIRDLSVAIFEKLKKGKYLIILDDVWKEDAWTELLKVFPDVNNGNRVIITTRFVNVAKIANPTIKPHELRCLDERESRELFLRKVFPNQNTETCCPTYLVDYAHQLVQRCGGLPLALVVLGGLVSTKPQTQDAWRKVVESMKGQFVEGGEKCLEIIALSYNDLSYYLKSCFLYFGCCKEDMTIVAKTLIRLWSTEGFLPVKNGKTTEEVGLDCLEDLAQRCMVQITGREYDGSANYCRIHDVLRDVCIRETKENRYFEIYKTNDTVDYVTMSNAAQRLVICNEIDILNYSNSMLRGLFYGVEGLDNHPAFSALKEQLGRFKLLRVLCLHTSGISEFPSEIKSLIHLRYLEFGYDVNLKEVPSCIGYLRNLQTLNLFNGNSLEKISDSLWTIDTLRHVYLPSTSRVPPPNMRNTVPKNL, translated from the coding sequence ATGGTTGGCTTTGATgatgacaagaaaaaaattgtgcaaGAGTTGGTCGACATAAGCAAAAAACATCGGTCAGTGATGTCTATAGTCGGTATGGGTGGTCTTGGAAAGACCACACTTGCTAAATCCATTTATAAAGATCTTGAAGTCAAGAGaagttttaatatatttgcATGGGTGATTATATCTCAAGAATATACCATCCATGAGATTTTGAAGAGAATCTCAACAGAAGTTTCAGCAACTCCATCAGCCAATACAATCCGTGACCTCTCGgttgctatttttgaaaaattgaagaaaggCAAGTACTTGATCAttcttgatgatgtttggaaAGAAGATGCATGGACTGAATTACTAAAGGTCTTTCCGGATGTTAATAATGGAAACAGAGTTATTATCACCACTCGCTTCGTAAATGTTGCTAAGATTGCAAATCCTACCATCAAGCCACATGAATTGCGTTGCTTAGATGAAAGGGAGAGTCGGGAGTTGTTTCTTCGCAAGGTCTTCCCAAATCAAAATACTGAAACATGTTGCCCAACATATTTGGTTGATTATGCTCATCAACTTGTTCAAAGGTGTGGGGGTCTACCACTAGCACTAGTAGTTCTTGGAGGACTTGTCTCAACGAAACCACAAACCCAAGATGCATGGCGAAAAGTTGTTGAGAGCATGAAAGGGCAATTTGTGGAAGGTGGAGAAAAGTGTTTAGAAATAATTGCATTGAGTTATAATGATTTGTCATATTACTtgaaatcatgttttctttattttggttgctGCAAAGAGGACATGACTATTGTtgcaaaaacattaattagatTGTGGTCAACAGAAGGTTTCTTACCAGTGAAAAATGGTAAAACCACAGAAGAAGTTGGATTGGATTGTCTGGAGGATTTGGCACAAAGATGCATGGTCCAAATTACTGGCCGGGAATATGATGGCAGTGCAAATTATTGCCGAATCCATGATGTCTTGCGTGATGTGTGCATTAGGGAAACCAAAGAGAACAGATATTTTGAAATCTACAAGACTAATGATACTGTAGATTATGTGACAATGTCAAATGCAGCCCAACGACTAGTCATATGTAATGAGATTGACATTCTAAACTATTCTAACTCAATGTTGCGGGGTCTTTTCTACGGTGTCGAAGGATTAGATAATCATCCGGCTTTCAGTGCTTTGAAAGAACAGCTTGGCagatttaaattattaagagTGCTTTGTTTGCATACTTCGGGTATCTCAGAATTTCCAAGTgaaatcaaatcattaattcatttaagATATCTTGAGTTCGGTTATGATGTGAATCTGAAGGAAGTTCCATCATGTATTGGTTATCTCCGCAATCTCCAGACTTTAAATCTTTTTAATGGTAATAGTTTAGAAAAGATATCAGATTCACTCTGGACAATTGACACTCTCAGGCATGTTTATCTACCAAGTACATCAAGGGTTCCTCCTCCAAATATGAGAAATACTGTACCAAAGAATTTGTAG